One window of Novosphingobium sp. P6W genomic DNA carries:
- a CDS encoding helicase-related protein: protein MANDRNASARNDAPTGVKAVLGPTNTGKTHLAIERMCAHSSGMIGFPLRLLAREVYDRVVKIKGENSVALITGEERIEPKSARYLICTAEAMPVMERSMAFVAIDEAQLAADRERGHVFTDRLLHARGREETMILGSSTIEPLVRALVPGVEIVTRPRFSTLTHAGAKKLSRVPPRSAIVAFSSEQVYAIAEMLRRFRGGAAVVMGALSPQTRNAQVALYQSGEVDYLVATDAIGMGLNLDVEHVAFAGLSKYDGRRHRRLTTAEMAQIAGRAGRHQKDGTFGTLTGSGGHDSEFEPDEVYAIEEHRFAPLTKLFWREPEPRFDSLGTLIADLEIRPDRPELAPAPEAIDLAVLKRLADEGDVADTVRGFGQVRRFWEVCRLPDFRQQGIETHSRFVARLWQDLRSGELGADFVAGQIAQLDRTGGDIDTLQGRIAAIRSWAYIAQRPDWVLARDEMAARARAVEARLSDALHGKLTERFINRRTAVLMKKLGPDAALLSVRLEDEEVLVEGEHIGSLRGFAFQVDPGARLSDRKLLLAAAEKHLSRLLQKRADALVETIAGEDGAAAITLEDGALVWDNQKLASLAPGRSLLTPLVVPDRTLDAVPAPSRKALVAALERWLDTALKPLAPLIKLDEASRAADAGPDLRALLITLVERGGMAPRDDTGVDRLDKGRRTMLARLGVKVGALDLFVPAMLRTQAIALWREMARIAGKPNGPSPEPHMAPTLPAENHRVTPGYRSLGKQLLRLDMAEKLLREAHDLRARTDRAAAGFLLDPARAVSMGLTTASYARLLRLAGFQPLMPRSLAAEVHGAPAPVRWRWRPARRQIEPERPAPPRPGGVFAALADMVR from the coding sequence ATGGCTAACGATCGGAATGCCTCTGCCCGAAACGATGCCCCTACCGGGGTAAAGGCGGTGCTCGGGCCGACGAACACCGGCAAGACCCACCTCGCTATTGAACGCATGTGTGCCCATTCCAGCGGCATGATCGGCTTTCCGCTACGCCTGCTGGCGCGCGAGGTCTATGACCGCGTAGTCAAGATCAAGGGCGAGAACAGCGTCGCGCTGATCACCGGCGAAGAGCGCATCGAGCCGAAAAGCGCGCGCTATCTGATCTGCACGGCCGAAGCGATGCCGGTCATGGAACGCTCGATGGCCTTCGTCGCCATCGACGAGGCCCAGCTCGCCGCCGACCGGGAACGTGGGCACGTCTTCACCGATCGCCTGCTCCACGCACGCGGCCGCGAGGAGACGATGATCCTCGGCTCCTCCACCATCGAGCCGCTGGTGCGTGCATTGGTGCCGGGGGTCGAAATCGTCACCCGTCCGCGCTTTTCCACGCTTACCCATGCCGGCGCAAAGAAACTGAGCCGGGTGCCGCCGCGCAGCGCCATCGTCGCCTTCTCGTCCGAACAGGTCTACGCCATTGCCGAGATGCTGCGCCGTTTCCGCGGCGGCGCGGCGGTGGTGATGGGCGCGCTTTCGCCCCAGACCCGCAATGCGCAGGTCGCGCTCTACCAGTCGGGCGAGGTCGACTACCTTGTCGCCACCGATGCGATCGGCATGGGCCTCAACCTGGATGTCGAGCATGTCGCTTTCGCCGGGCTTTCAAAGTACGACGGGCGGCGCCACCGCCGCCTGACCACCGCCGAGATGGCCCAGATCGCCGGGCGCGCCGGGCGGCACCAGAAGGACGGCACTTTCGGCACGCTGACCGGATCGGGCGGCCACGATTCCGAATTCGAGCCCGACGAAGTCTACGCCATCGAGGAACATCGCTTCGCGCCGCTGACGAAGCTGTTCTGGCGCGAACCGGAACCGCGTTTCGACAGCCTGGGCACGCTTATCGCCGATCTCGAAATTCGGCCCGACCGCCCCGAACTGGCCCCCGCGCCAGAGGCGATCGACCTTGCGGTACTAAAGCGCTTGGCTGACGAAGGGGACGTGGCCGATACCGTGCGCGGCTTTGGCCAGGTCCGCCGTTTCTGGGAAGTGTGCCGCCTGCCCGACTTTCGCCAGCAAGGGATCGAGACTCATTCGCGTTTCGTCGCCCGGCTTTGGCAGGACCTGCGCAGCGGCGAACTCGGCGCCGATTTCGTCGCCGGCCAGATCGCTCAGCTCGACCGCACCGGCGGCGACATCGACACCCTGCAGGGCCGCATCGCCGCGATCCGCTCGTGGGCCTATATCGCCCAGCGTCCGGACTGGGTCCTCGCCCGCGATGAAATGGCCGCCCGCGCCCGCGCCGTGGAGGCCCGCCTGTCCGACGCCCTGCACGGCAAGCTGACCGAACGTTTCATCAACCGCCGGACCGCCGTGCTCATGAAAAAGCTGGGGCCGGACGCTGCGCTGCTTTCGGTACGCCTCGAAGACGAGGAAGTGCTGGTCGAGGGTGAGCACATCGGCTCCCTGCGCGGATTCGCCTTCCAGGTCGATCCGGGCGCGCGTCTGTCCGACCGCAAGCTGCTGCTCGCAGCGGCGGAAAAGCATCTTTCGCGCCTGCTCCAGAAGCGCGCCGATGCGCTGGTGGAAACAATCGCGGGTGAAGACGGCGCCGCTGCCATCACGCTGGAGGACGGCGCGCTTGTCTGGGACAACCAGAAGCTGGCCAGCCTGGCACCGGGCCGGTCGCTGCTGACGCCGCTGGTCGTGCCCGACCGCACGCTCGATGCAGTGCCCGCGCCTTCACGAAAAGCCCTCGTGGCCGCGTTGGAACGATGGCTGGACACCGCACTCAAACCGCTCGCCCCCCTCATCAAGCTGGATGAGGCGAGCCGGGCGGCGGATGCCGGGCCGGATCTTCGCGCGCTGCTCATCACGCTGGTGGAGCGCGGCGGCATGGCCCCGCGCGACGACACCGGGGTCGATCGGCTCGACAAGGGCCGCCGCACGATGCTCGCGCGGCTTGGCGTGAAGGTCGGCGCGCTCGACCTTTTCGTACCTGCCATGCTGCGCACGCAGGCGATCGCACTGTGGCGGGAAATGGCGCGGATCGCCGGAAAGCCTAACGGTCCATCGCCCGAACCGCATATGGCGCCCACTCTCCCGGCCGAAAACCACCGCGTCACGCCCGGCTATCGCAGCCTCGGCAAACAGCTTCTGCGCCTAGACATGGCTGAAAAGCTACTGCGCGAGGCGCATGACCTGCGCGCCAGGACGGACCGCGCCGCTGCCGGCTTCCTGCTCGATCCTGCTCGCGCGGTGTCCATGGGGCTTACCACCGCAAGCTACGCCCGACTGCTGCGCCTTGCCGGATTCCAGCCACTCATGCCCCGTTCCCTCGCGGCAGAGGTGCATGGGGCCCCCGCCCCGGTCCGCTGGCGTTGGCGCCCAGCGCGCCGCCAGATCGAGCCGGAACGCCCTGCACCGCCGCGCCCCGGCGGTGTCTTCGCCGCCTTGGCGGACATGGTGCGGTGA
- a CDS encoding RNA-binding S4 domain-containing protein — translation MRVDKLLWFLRLVKTRPLALAMAEEGHIRLNGRRIDRAHQKIGTGDILTLPIATGVLVIEVLSLPVRRGPSSEALACYRVLDGRPADLIAARQSNDA, via the coding sequence ATGAGAGTGGACAAGCTCCTGTGGTTCCTGCGACTTGTGAAGACCCGTCCGTTAGCCTTGGCGATGGCGGAAGAAGGCCATATCCGTCTCAACGGGCGCCGGATCGACCGCGCTCACCAGAAGATCGGTACGGGCGACATATTGACGCTGCCAATAGCTACAGGTGTCCTCGTGATAGAAGTCCTTTCCCTGCCAGTGCGCCGCGGGCCTTCAAGCGAAGCGCTGGCCTGCTATAGAGTGCTTGACGGGAGGCCCGCTGATCTCATAGCAGCGCGGCAATCGAATGACGCCTGA
- the fdxA gene encoding ferredoxin FdxA produces the protein MTYVVTDACIRCKYMDCVEVCPVDCFYEGENMLVINPSECIDCGVCEPECPAEAILPDTDSGLEQWMELNAKYSAEWPNLTTKKDAPDDADEMKDVEGKFEKFFSPEPGEGD, from the coding sequence ATGACGTATGTCGTCACCGACGCCTGCATCAGGTGCAAGTACATGGACTGCGTGGAAGTCTGCCCCGTGGATTGCTTTTACGAGGGCGAGAACATGCTCGTCATCAATCCCAGCGAGTGCATCGACTGCGGCGTGTGCGAGCCTGAGTGCCCGGCAGAAGCGATCCTGCCGGACACCGACAGCGGCCTTGAGCAGTGGATGGAACTGAACGCCAAGTATTCGGCGGAATGGCCCAATCTTACCACGAAAAAGGACGCGCCTGACGACGCGGACGAGATGAAGGACGTCGAAGGAAAGTTCGAAAAGTTCTTCTCGCCCGAACCCGGCGAAGGCGACTGA
- a CDS encoding CarD family transcriptional regulator: MATRADAFDVGDYVVYPKHGVGRVIELQKQEIAGMQLELYVLRFEKERMTLRVPVNKVESIGMRKLSSDKTLREALATLTGKPKVKRTMWSRRAQEYEAKINSGDLVSIAEVTRDLFRADDQPEQSYSERQIFEAASSRLARELAAMEKTDEPAALKKILSILNEHAPKYYDTPETA; this comes from the coding sequence ATGGCAACCAGGGCCGATGCCTTCGATGTTGGAGATTACGTCGTTTACCCTAAGCACGGCGTGGGTCGTGTCATCGAGCTGCAGAAGCAGGAAATTGCCGGGATGCAGCTCGAGCTTTACGTTTTAAGGTTCGAAAAAGAGCGTATGACGCTCCGTGTTCCTGTCAACAAAGTCGAATCGATCGGCATGCGCAAGCTGTCGTCCGACAAGACCCTGCGCGAAGCGCTTGCTACGCTTACGGGTAAGCCCAAGGTAAAGCGCACCATGTGGTCGCGCCGTGCCCAGGAATACGAAGCCAAGATCAACTCCGGCGATCTCGTGTCGATCGCCGAGGTGACGCGCGACTTGTTCCGCGCCGACGATCAGCCCGAGCAGAGCTATTCGGAGCGCCAGATTTTCGAGGCTGCTTCCTCGCGCCTCGCCCGCGAACTCGCGGCGATGGAAAAGACGGACGAGCCGGCTGCACTCAAGAAGATCCTCTCGATCCTCAATGAGCACGCACCGAAGTATTACGACACGCCCGAAACCGCCTGA